TGGTGTAGATTGAAAAGAGACAAAGGGAGTACATTTAATTATATTGGCTGATTTAATATATCCTCTAACAGAGTACTAATAAACTGTGTTTGTGTATTGCAGACCAAATTGAAACTGCAGAAAGCAACTAGAATGGGTAAGTATGACTTGAATTGACAGACTGATAATTGTTCTCAGGTTTTAAATTCTCATCTGAATGAGTAGTTTTTGTCAAATGCTTTTGCTACTTAGAGCTGAAACACAGTTGATCTCAGCCATAATCTCACTCATTTGTTGGTTTGGATTATTACAAGAGGCTGTAACGGAAAGTTGTGTAACAATGGCTGGGATTGATTCCATTTTGTTGGTGTGTTTAATTGCCATCGGGAGAAAATCTGGTAGGAATTGTAGTAATTATAATGTGTTTGGTGTTATATGATATAAAAAGCTGCTTGGTTTTCTTGATCAACTCCTAACCTCTGTTATAAAACAATACACATATGTATTATTGTGTTTCCATTGCCTTTATTGTGTCCCACCATTGGAATTGATACAACCCAAATGTCTTCACATGGCAAGTCACTATGTATGGACACAACACTACTTCCCATACACAGCAAAAAGACCCTGCATCAAATTTAAGAATGCTCCCCCAACAGACAGGACAATTTGTTTGTAAAGGTCCTAACAATGTTACTTGAAATTATAGGAGAAATATCATAGGAAAAGCAAATATGTCATTACAAATATTTCAGCATTTGATCCAATGCTGCTTTTTAAACTAGTTTCAGCTTTCCTGCTCTCGCACAATTTACAATTCACATTATTTTTGACAGCCAAAGATCTAAGCTGCTTTGACAAATCATTGCCACAAAGGCTAGTGGATCAGTAACTCAAACACAAACATAGTTTCTGAACCACTCCTTTAAGAGTCACATTTCAGTATAACATTTCAATTCACTCACACTTTCTTAAATCATTCTGCAATCACAGTAGTTTTCAGATGTAAAAACTATAAGTAAAAACAAACCACAAACTGGTTCAGAACCTCTCACATTTTCTTGCAAAACGAGAACAGGCTACAGAAAGAAGGCTTAGGTGCAGAGGCTGGTTGCCTAAATTTGGTCAATTACATATAACGGTACCCTACACACTTCTCTCCTCTGAGAACATAAGATCCTAAACGCCTTTGGCTGCCAACATCCACAGTTGGAGACTTCACTTCTTTGCACCGGCGAAGTGCTTGTTGAGGATGCCCTTGGCGGTGTCCAGGGCTGCGTCGGCGGGCACGGGGATGTGAGGGGTGACCCCGGCACCCTCCCAGGCGGGGCCCTGGGCTGTGTCTGAATGGGTGGTGGGGATGCTCAGGAACACATCACTGTCGCCCACGCGGAAGGTCTCAGGGGGGTGTGAGGCACCGTTGGTGGTCTCGCCCACGATCATGGCCCGACCATGCTTCTTCATGATGTAGACAAACTCCTCGGCGGCGCCGGCTGTGGCTCTGCTGGTCAAGATGACCAGGCTCTTCTTAGAGCCATACCTCGCAcctgagagagaagatgagagtcATTTTCATCTGCTGACAGCGCACAGTTGTGTTCTGCTTAATCCAAATCGATAAACTCATTATACAGTGCACATTATGAAACGTTTGAGTTTTATAAACCTGTGAGCTCAGGTAGAGTCCACAGCTCCTTAGTGGTGCCAGACGGTCTGTCGTACAGTTTGTCCAGCAAGACCTGCTTGTCTGCATCAAAGAAGTAGGAGCAGAAGCCCGCAATGGCAGTAGTGGCCCCGCCAACGTTGTTTCTGCAAAATCAATTATACAAACTCATTCAATATAAAAGATGAACATGTTGTAAATAAAAACTTTCCCTATGGTGCAACTGTCCCCATTTAACCCAACGAAATGGTAAGCCACTCTGTAACTCTGTTCATCTTGGTGAACATAAATATGTTCCTCCAGTTGCTATGCTCGTCATTTGAGCTTTGATTTTCACTATAAAGAGAAgttctacagatgtaggatcttaattttagCCAGTTtgccacagcaggaaaataattatGCAGCAACagtaaatgtgaattattatgggAATTATAATTCATGAACATTTTTgtaagggttgatacatttttcataagggaaaatcaaaattacaaacttcagaagcctttttaaacctcataCACACAACTAGTTTTACATTCTTCTGCAACGGTGTGATCAAAttatgatcctacatctgtacctgaGATCAACAATCAGAGCGTCAGTGTTAACAACTTTGTTCCACACATGCTCCACGATGATCTGGGCAATGGCCTGAACCTCCTCGAAGTCACCAAACATGTCAAAGCGCAGGTAGCCAATGTTGTTCTCAAAAAGATCCGTGTGGAAGGAGACCTTGATCAGCTcaatgaacatctctggagatggGTTCTGAAATCAACATAAAATGTCTCTAAATTGTCCCCCCAATTAATACTGAaattcaatatatatttttttcaggcAAATATTCATTAAAAAGTTGCTCTCTGGATTCACATAAAAGTATTCTCTATAGATAAATGTATTACATAGGCTagaaatacaatacaacatcaaaTGTGTCTTACCATTGGTGGCAGGGGTGGGGTGTTGTGTGTGGTCTTCAGGCACTTGTCTCCAGACAGTGTCATGAGGTCAGCGGAGAGTTTAGTCTCCAGATCCACCTTTGAAGAGATCAAGTTGTAGTCACCGCTCGCTGCTGCCAGCTTCTCTGCAACGTCCGCTCCGACATTCTCAAAGGCGTAGTTGTCGGCCACCAGAGTGCCAGTTGCCTCAAGAATGGCAGGGATCTCGGCACGGAGGTTAATGATCTTAACGGCAACAGCCAGGGCATCTTCAGCATCGACCTCAACATCGGGCATCACGCCGGTGACCTCCCAAGACTTCCCTGTGATTGGGTTGATGGACTTAGCCGAGGGCACTGTGACATAGAAGTCTGTGTCCCCAATCTTGATCTTGTCAATTTTCACGGACCCGCCAGCAGTTTTCTCCCCAACGATTGTGGCCCTCTTGAGGTTCTTCAGACAGTAGGCGACATCCTCTGCAATTCCCTTGGTGTTTGCACTGGTCAGGATGACGAGGGATTTCTTGGTTCCGTACCTCTCGCCCAGCAGTGTGGGCATGGACCACATCTCGGTGGTGGTGTCGGAGGGACGGTCGTACACGCTGTCAATGTGAATCAGAGGCTCGGCGTCAGTGAAATAAGACACAATGTATGGGATGCCAGACAGATCCCCGCTGCCTGTGTAGCGGAGGTCAAAGATCAGAGCGGACGTGGGCAGAATCTTTTTCCAGACCAGCTCTAGGAGGAGGGTGCCGATCTTGTCGGCCAACTCCTCCCCGATGATGTGGTCGATTCTCAGGTAGCCGATGTTGCCCTCTAAGACCTCCAGCTTAATGGAGCTCTGGAGCACACCGATAAGCTGGTCCGGTGGCAGGGGTGGCAGGGCAGGGGCCACCGCAGGGACATAGTTGGGCTCATTGGAGATGACCAGTCGGGGGTCGTTGATGGTACTCTGGACCCCACCGGTCAGGACAGAGGCAAGAGTGTCGGGGTCAGGGATGCTGAGGATCTCTGTATTGCTGCTCGCAGCGTCAATGGCCTCCTGCATGCCAGTCAGCTTCTCCGGAGAGCAGTAGTTGTCCAGGAGAATTTTAGCCATGTCTACAATCAGGTCGGGTGCAAAAGCACTGTGGATGGCAACATTGCCGAAGACCACCACCGATGCCAACAAGAGGAGAGACTTTGCCATCTTGTCGGGTTTCTAGATTGCAGTAAACCACAGTAGTAGCTGCTCTGCGGTGGAAGGTACGTCTGCAAAGAGGTCCTTGGTCAAATGAGACTCTTTCTCCTGAAAGTTTCTGTTAACACACACAAGGCTTTCCCTCACAATAAACCTTTAATCGTATTATCCTGAGTACTTGGGTAAGACAATAACAAGCTAACAATGTAGGTGCAACATGTTGCCCAAGATGTAGATGTTAAAAATATGTTTGTTGCTGTGCATGTGAGGTAAGGTTTGACTTGACACAAATAACTGCTGTGATTATACTTGGTGGAAATATTCACATTACTGTATACATTTATGAATATTTTTCATTTGAAGAAAACATCTCACTGATTGAACATCAATGTTAACTAGATATAACtagatataaatatatatatatatatatatatatatatatatatatatatatatatatatatatatatatatatatatatatatatatattgtacctTATAATTAGGCCTTCTGTTGGTCAGTAAGTTGATCTTAAGTGTAATATTACCTGTCCTTATACCATAAATAGGAGTCTAATCTCACACTCAGCATTATCCTTAGAATATAGAATTTATACTTGGAACATAGAATTTATACTTAGGACATAAAATTGTACTTAGTGTATACTTAAAACTTAGAACATAAAATAGTCAAGTCGTCCACCCCCCTTTTCTTAATTTCCCATTGGCTGACCCAATATTATGGTCTGTAAATATGACATTGAGCTCTGAACAGTTCCTCTCAGGTAATCAATAACTCACAAGTTTATTTAACAGTTTAGTGTTGATTAAAAATCAAATGAAACTTACCAGGAACCAACAACATTTGTTCTACAGTTCTAGTCAACCTACTATACCAGCGTAAAATAGAACATTTGTGTTTTCTCATCTAAGCTACAGTGTTGGTTGTGACACTAGTCATCATTTCATGTGGACAGACTATGTAAACATAAATGGTACCGCAGATCTGTCATGATAAAAAAGGGATGCTCTTCGTTCCGGTTCCGATCCTTGTTCTATAGTCTTTTCTCCTAACACGTATGAGCCCAGAACTTAATCCAGCATTTGACCAATTACGTGAAACTAGGTTAACCGATATTACACTGTTCATAATGAGTTTATGTGGTTATCGTTGATGCTTAATACACAGTAGGAGAACTGAGTACAGTAGTTCACTACAGGGTTGTATAGGAAATGCTCCCTCTACTGACTGGCTAAAGACTCCTCTACATTGCATGACTTAACAAATGAAGAAAAGGACAAATAACAAATGCATTTAAAAGCAGATTAATATAGAATTATAAAGTATTTGCGATAATCAAATGAAGTCCGTGATAGTACAATGAAATGAAATATCAACCCTATATCAAAATCCTCACCCATATTTAGGCCAACAGAAATATAGCCCAAAGAGTTACATCAAAGagattaaaaatacatttagataTTCATAACATATAAACAAGAGGATTTACTTCTAAATCTAATCCAATTTCTCAAACAAAATGACGCACAGGGGGGTTGGTCAAATTCATCGAAGGCAACTCATTTCATCCCAGTGCTGCGACAGTTATTGATCTGTATATTTTCAGGTGCAAAAAGAACGCTTTCATAAGGTGCCTAAATAATAATGTGCAATCTACTATTTTAAGATTTCAAATAAGAGAACCAAAATAGCTTTCCTTGGGGTGGATATATTATACCACAGATACATTATGTCAGGTTACAGAAAAATGATGATAATAAATAACATTTCTGTTAGAAATTACACAGGAAAAATAACATAATTCCAAATACAGGACAAACAAAGTAAACATTTAAAGGAAAGAGAAATTAAAACATGACCACTATTTCCCTTTATCTTGCTTTAAAAGCCTGGCTGCAATGATTCTCTGTGCAACACTCAGAGCATCATTTGCCTGGGCAGCAACGTGTGGCTCGACCCCAGATACACTCCACACCTTCCCAGTAACAGCACTCAGGACCACCTGGTTAGGTATGGAAGCATACAGGATACTATTCCCGATCTGGTAGGTGCCGCTGGACAGGGACCCTCCGATGGTCGGCTCCCCAATCACCTTCACTCTGTTCAGGTCCTTCATGGCCCGCGTGAACACTTCAGCAGCTGACCCTGTCATTTGACTAGTGAGGATGTAGATATCCTTGGTGGAGCCGTACCTCTGACCCTGGATCTGAGGCAGGGTCATGACCTCGGTCATGGTGGTTGTAGAGCGGTCAAAGACGGTGTAAAGGTGCCTCAGGGGCTCAGCATCGAAGAAGTAGGTACAGAGGAGCGGTATGGCTGTGGAGTAACCACCTGTGTTGTATCTCATGTCAATGATCATTGTGTCCGTGTTCACCAGCTTGCTCCACACCAGCTTGATCAACTGAGGGCCGATGGCTCTCATCACTTCTATGTCTGCCATCATATCGAACCTCAGATAGCCCACGTTCCCGGGCATCACCTCGATCTTGAACAGCGTGTCAATGATGTAACCCACCTCCTGAGCTGTTGGGATTTTTGGCATGTCACGCAGAGACTCGGGTTCGATGTCGCAGTAGAATATGTGCAGCCGGTGGTCGCCTGACGTCTCCTGGAGGTCAGCTGTTAGCTGGGATGCCAGAGACTCATAGTCGACCACTGATCGATATGAGCCTTCGGCCCATTTGGTGAGCAGCACTCTACTGACCTTGTTGGCGACCTCAGGGATGGCATAGTGTACTTCCAAGAGCTCCCCTGTCCCCTCCACCAGTGACAGAACCTCCTTGTGAAACTCTATTATCTCATGGGCGTGGTCCACGGCCTCCTCAGCAAGCACTATGGCATCGGGGACCACGCCTCCACCAAGCCAGCACTCCCCGTTGTTGTCTATGAAGTTTATGAAGGGGACGGTGATGACAATGTCTGTGTCTTCCACCTGGAATGACTTGGAGTGCATCAGGGTCCCAGATGTGATTTCCCCGATGAGGGTGCCACGGTGCAGCGACTGCATCAGATAAGCAAATTCCTCCCCTGCACTGGCGGTATAGTGACTAGTCAGGATGTACACTCCCCGTTTAGACCCGTAGGGTGGGCCTAGCAGGCCGGAAAGCGTGTTAAACTCAGTGGTGGTGTTCTGGATCCTGTCGTATATGGTGAAGAAGTGGAACTGTTGTGATGGGTCTTGGAGGAAGGAGAGCAGGATGCCCATGGAAGCTGAGGACCCGCCTGTGTTGTATCGCAGGTCGATGATGAggttctctgtgtctttgagggCCTCCCAGATTTTTTGGGCAATCTGCTCTCCTAATTTGGCCATCACTGACACGTCTCCAAACTTGTCGAAGCGGAGATAACCAGTGTTTCCAGTTAGGATGCGTACTTTGAAGACTGTATCCACCAAGTTCCTGAGAAATGCTGGATCACCTGGTATGTTCTCAGGTTCAAAGTCTTCCTCAATGATAACCGggtgatcttgggtcagtttgaTCATCAGACGAGGGTCCTCTGACACAGACTGCAGTTCATTGTTGAGTTTATTCGCCAGGTCCTCCTCTGAAATGACAGAGAAGAAATCAGTGGATTCCAGATGTTGAAGGAAAGCCGGTACTCTGTCTGTGAATGAGTAGTACTGCCTGATGATGTCAGAGACGCTCTGGATGGCCCTTGGAATGGCACTCCTGACCGCCAGTAGATTTTGGGCGTTAGCAACAGCCTCCTTGGCATTGATATTTACAGAGGGAGATACTCCACTCACTTCCCAGCTCTGGCCTGTTATTGGGTTCACTGACCTggccactggaattgtgatgtaGAAACCAGAATCTCCTATTCTTATCTTCTCCACTTTCACTGACCCCCCGGCTGACCTCTCTCCAACAATGTTCGCCCTCTTCAAATGCTTCAGAGTGTAGGCGACCGCCTCAGCCGCACCCATAGTACGCTTACTGGTTAATACGATGAGGTCTTTTCGCTTTCCGTACCGCTCTCCCATGATAGATGACATAGTCCACAGCTCCTTAGTCGTGTTGGAGGGTCGATCGAACACAGTGTCAATGTGAATGAGAGGTTCTGGGTCGGAGAAGTAGGAGATGATGAACGGGACTCCGGACAGCTCCCCAGCTGTGCTGTAGCGCAGGTCAAAGATTAACGAGGAGGTGTTGGCAACCTTGTTCCAGACGTTGTCCCGGAGCAGCGGGCCAAGCTTGGCGGCCGTCTCCTCCCCTATGATCTGGTCGATCCTCAGGTAACCCACGTTATTCTCCAGGACCTCCAGCTTCACAGAGTTCCTGACCAGACGGATGAGCTGCTCggtggggagagaagggagggcgGGCGGCATCACTGGGACAAAGTTTGGCTCGAAGGACACAGTTAGTCGAGGGTCATTGAGTGCACCCTGCACGCCAACTGTCAGCACAGATGCCAAGGTCTTGCGGTCAGATATTTTGAGGATTTCTCCACTGTTGATGGCTTGCTGAATGGCCTCCTGCATGCCGACCAGATTCTCAGGGAAGCAGTAGTTGTCGAGTAGAATTTTTGCCATGTCCAGCACCAGAGCCGGCTGGAAGGAAGAGCTGCCAAAGAGAACATGGCAAAGAAGCACCAGCAGTGCTGGTGAGAACCGACCTCCTGCCATTACTGCGGAGAATGTTATATTTGATCTGTTATCCTGCTTTTTTTGTCCATTCATTCAGAGGGGCGGTCCTTTGTTAAGAGAGAATGTTTTAACCACCAGGTTTCGGACAGCAACAATGACATAAGAGGCTTTTGTTCCTAATAAACCTTTAATCGTATTATCTGAGGTGCATCcgccagacagtaacagatgaAAATGTTTAACTAGAGATGTTACATCAAAGGTATTATAATGTACATATTTGGGGATGCCACAGGATTATTGGAGTTTCACTTTTTTCTGTTGTTTTATTACTGTGAATGTTTCTGTGTGGATGTACATTATTTCGTTTTAGGCATCAAATACGAAAACTTTGCATTCCATATTATTTTGGGGGAATTTCTATGATATGCACTATAATGTCATACTAATTTTTTTGAAAAAAAGGGATGCGATATGACAAGAGATTAGGTCAGATTAAAGAAGTGAAAGACAACCGGATTAGTATGAAAGCCCCATGTGAAAGTCACAATCACTTATGAAAGCATTGTGGTTTGGCCAGATGGAGAATAGGGTCATGCTTTGTGAGGCCATGTCTGGGGCGCGGAGTGGGTGACACGATTACACAGTTTGTGTTCACGTGTGTTTTCCTGATACGCTGCCTTAAACACAGAATGCAGGATGGAAACTGAAGATTCAACAGCAATGATTATAAAAATGAACATGAATTACCATTTGTTTGAAAATACTTACATATTCACTATTTACAATGCATGTTTGCATCCAGATTTTCACTCACTGCATTGCCCCTATGTTAATTTATCAACGGTGAATAGAATTTAGGGTTGAGTGAGTTCAAAACTGAAATTTATCACTGGGAATTTTTACAACACAGAATTACGCAACTACATATCGTCTAATGCTGCAGCACGGTGTGTACCGTTAATCTTGCCTTAACTTCTAATACCCATTCTTACATAAGCCCGTCTGGCGATTCCTcatgaccaatcaggacctggaaTCTCATTTTAAGACTCTGGTACATTGTTCACTGTGTCATTTGGGAGGGTTAGTGTTATCCGtgatccttgggatgtccctatcctaaaccctaaccttaatccttaccctaaccctacccatAACCATTAcctaagcctaaccttaaccctaaccattttaatggggtagggacgtcccaaggatccagAAAGCAAGGACCTTTTTTGGAGGATATGCTTGGCGCTAAAATGGATAGTGAGGAGGTCATCAGGGGGAGGAACTAATTTAGGCAATTGTGGACTCTGTTAACTAGGCTAAAATCAGATGTCACATTGTTTTTGAATGTAAAGGTGACCTCaaccccaaaggtgttcgatggtgttgaggtcagggctctgtgcaggccagtcaacttctttcacactgatctcaacaaaccatttctatatggacctcactttgtgcacaggggcattgccatgctgaaacaggatagggcctttcccaaactgttgccacaaagttggaagcacataattgtctagaatgtcattgtattctgtagcgttaagatttccctacactggaactaaggggcctagtccgaaccatgaaaaacagccccatccgccaaaaccagattcgtccatcagactgcaagatggtgaagcgtgatttacCCCTCCATAGAaggcgtttccactgctctagagtccaatggTGATGATCTTTagaccactccagccaacgcttggcattgtgcatggtgatcttgtgtgcggctgctcggccattgaaacccgtttcatgaagctcccggcgaacagttcttatgctgcttccagaggcagtttggaactcggtagtgaatgttgcaaccgaggacagaggaTTTATACAcgctacacacttcagcactcagcagtcctgttctgtgagattttgtggcctaccacctcgtggctgagccgttgttgctcctagatgtttcgaCTTCACTACAACAGCAGGGcagaccggggcagctctagcatcctatgacgatgccacgttgaaagtcactgagctcttcagtaaggccattctactgccaatgtttctatggagattgcatggctgtgtgctcgattttatacacctgttagcaacaggtgtggctgaaatagccgaatccactcatttgtaggggtttccacattttgtatatatagtgtatattaagACTGGGCTATATTTGTTTTTACTGTGAAGCGTTGATGTAAGTGTCTACATCTAGGCTTCCTCATCCTCTGACAAACATTTGCTTCATTGGGACGGGAACCATCACCTCTGATTAGAATACATTGATGTGTATTGACTATTGTGCATTGACTAATGTTCACAACGGAAGTATGTCGGGATCAACGCGTACTTAATATTTAGATATGTGTGCAATATTTTAGTTGAATAATTACAAAAACAGTCAAAAGAAAATGTAAGGCATGAATGAAGGAGTAAGATATATACATAAAAAATAGTTTATTGTCCACCATTAGAGGGCACTCTGTACACATTATTCAAAGGAGAAATTCATCCCCAAAAGTTGAACTTTAGAAATTCAAAATTAATATAAATTTATACAGTAGAACATATTTAGCGGAGAAATACACTGCTATGCTATAGAGCAGTTTCTGCCTCTAATATGAAACTAATTAGAACACtacatgtttaattcaaatgaatCATTTAGAAGTCATAATcatcatttttatttaacctttttttaactaggcaagtcagttaagaacaaattattttttacaatgacggcctatcccggccaaacccggacgatgctgggacaattgtgcacaTCCTGTGGGACTCCccatcacggccggatgtgatacagcctggattcgaaccaggtactgtagtgacgcctcttgcgtACACTACAGAAATGCCCTGTTATTAAAAAAATACTTTCAAAATCTACTCTTTTCGATTATGATCATTTTGTTATAGATATCAAACAATTGATGAACACTGACTTCATAATAGATCCAATttatcatctcttttgttttctaAAACCATTACAATAATGATACATAGTTAATAAATACTGAATTTCAGGTTTTATTGATATATTTTCTGAGCTTATACTAAATAAAATAACTCAAAAGCATCTTACAACAGGAATGTACAGATTTACAGTAAAGGGTCAAGGGAACCACCGTGGATGTTACCTCTTACTACCTACATCCACACTCTGCCACCTTCATCTCCTCATACATCTGTCGCAAGGTGATGACACCATTCTCCTGGTACATGACCGGGATTGGGGCCAGTTTTGTGGGAACGCAACATGCCATGTTGGCTTTTTTGGGGTTCTTGAGATTGACCAAGGTTTGGATGAGGGCGTGTTTGGAAGGGGTCATGTCTTCAGTCAGGGGGTAGTAACACACCCCTCTACACTCAAAGGCGTCATACTCAGGGGGCGCTACGATCCACTGGTCCCAGCCGATATCTTTGAATTTGACGCGCATGGAGGTCCGTCGGCAGTAGCTGGTGTCCCCCTGCCTCTTCCGCCTGGGGTGTAGGTCCACGGGGATCTCATTGAAGTCGGGCCCTTGCCAGTCGCTCCCTGAGAAGACCGTCTCTTCCTCATGGACTATCTCCTCCTTCAGCTCCTTCTtggcctctctcttcctgctccccAGGTCATCAGAGAAGACAATCAAAGCAGCTGACTGGTTATCCCCCACAGCCACGCTCACGTCAAAACCTCCGCCTTTGAAAGGCCCACAGTCCCACCTGTCGACCACCACCTCAAATGCACTGGCCCCACGGCCTGATTTGACCCAACTCTGGATGGCGGTGGTCACATCGAAAGCTTCCCAAGAGTGATGGGCCCCAACGACCTCTTTCCCATTCACAAAGTGGGCTGTGACATTGTTTCCTTTATACTCCACTTCATAGACCTTTATGGAAGCCCCGATCTGATTGGAGGAGGTTGAGTGCGAGGTCGCCCTATTATCCAGCAGGGTGAATAGCCTGAGTTCCGCCATGGTGACCTCTTCGTGATTTGGGACAGTTACATTGAACAGCAGTCTGTGTTTTGACTTTGTTCCATTTTTTGCAGAGTGACTAACATCTGCGAAAGTAGACAACAGGCATATGCAGTTTCATATTTGATGTTTCATATTTGAATCAATAGCCATAGAGGCACACAGGCTTGCT
The sequence above is drawn from the Oncorhynchus gorbuscha isolate QuinsamMale2020 ecotype Even-year linkage group LG11, OgorEven_v1.0, whole genome shotgun sequence genome and encodes:
- the LOC124048203 gene encoding retinol-binding protein 3-like, with the protein product MAGGRFSPALLVLLCHVLFGSSSFQPALVLDMAKILLDNYCFPENLVGMQEAIQQAINSGEILKISDRKTLASVLTVGVQGALNDPRLTVSFEPNFVPVMPPALPSLPTEQLIRLVRNSVKLEVLENNVGYLRIDQIIGEETAAKLGPLLRDNVWNKVANTSSLIFDLRYSTAGELSGVPFIISYFSDPEPLIHIDTVFDRPSNTTKELWTMSSIMGERYGKRKDLIVLTSKRTMGAAEAVAYTLKHLKRANIVGERSAGGSVKVEKIRIGDSGFYITIPVARSVNPITGQSWEVSGVSPSVNINAKEAVANAQNLLAVRSAIPRAIQSVSDIIRQYYSFTDRVPAFLQHLESTDFFSVISEEDLANKLNNELQSVSEDPRLMIKLTQDHPVIIEEDFEPENIPGDPAFLRNLVDTVFKVRILTGNTGYLRFDKFGDVSVMAKLGEQIAQKIWEALKDTENLIIDLRYNTGGSSASMGILLSFLQDPSQQFHFFTIYDRIQNTTTEFNTLSGLLGPPYGSKRGVYILTSHYTASAGEEFAYLMQSLHRGTLIGEITSGTLMHSKSFQVEDTDIVITVPFINFIDNNGECWLGGGVVPDAIVLAEEAVDHAHEIIEFHKEVLSLVEGTGELLEVHYAIPEVANKVSRVLLTKWAEGSYRSVVDYESLASQLTADLQETSGDHRLHIFYCDIEPESLRDMPKIPTAQEVGYIIDTLFKIEVMPGNVGYLRFDMMADIEVMRAIGPQLIKLVWSKLVNTDTMIIDMRYNTGGYSTAIPLLCTYFFDAEPLRHLYTVFDRSTTTMTEVMTLPQIQGQRYGSTKDIYILTSQMTGSAAEVFTRAMKDLNRVKVIGEPTIGGSLSSGTYQIGNSILYASIPNQVVLSAVTGKSWEVTGVMPDVEVDAEDALAVAVKIINLRAEIPAILEATGTLVADNYAFENVGADVAEKLAAASGDYNLISSKVDLETKLSADLMTLSGDKCLKTTHNTPPLPPMNPSPEMFIELIKVSFHTDLFENNIGYLRFDMFGDFEEVQAIAQIIVEHVWNKVVNTDALIVDLRNNVGGATTAIAGFCSYFFDADKQVLLDKLYDRPSGTTKELWTLPELTGARYGSKKSLVILTSRATAGAAEEFVYIMKKHGRAMIVGETTNGASHPPETFRVGDSDVFLSIPTTHSDTAQGPAWEGAGVTPHIPVPADAALDTAKGILNKHFAGAKK
- the LOC124047569 gene encoding growth/differentiation factor 2-like, whose amino-acid sequence is MQCSRRFFFQMCLSLLVSTGSCRCKSLNDVLQSEAPESFTETSKQDFVEKEEMDSRLQSFLENMKEGFLRELNLSDIPQEHIKIYPPPFMIELYNKYASDKSAMPRSDVIRSFTVQDVSHSAKNGTKSKHRLLFNVTVPNHEEVTMAELRLFTLLDNRATSHSTSSNQIGASIKVYEVEYKGNNVTAHFVNGKEVVGAHHSWEAFDVTTAIQSWVKSGRGASAFEVVVDRWDCGPFKGGGFDVSVAVGDNQSAALIVFSDDLGSRKREAKKELKEEIVHEEETVFSGSDWQGPDFNEIPVDLHPRRKRQGDTSYCRRTSMRVKFKDIGWDQWIVAPPEYDAFECRGVCYYPLTEDMTPSKHALIQTLVNLKNPKKANMACCVPTKLAPIPVMYQENGVITLRQMYEEMKVAECGCR